Proteins co-encoded in one Trichoplusia ni isolate ovarian cell line Hi5 chromosome 19, tn1, whole genome shotgun sequence genomic window:
- the LOC113503483 gene encoding serine protease snake-like isoform X1 → MSGSENVMIKCLLVLSVFNTGLSLQERITVEDKRNKNNPNMDRSAFFINNAMVWKGKKTLNGRWFNNWKVLKNGKWIWGYEDANGTAAPPFDISEALIDNKQHRNPCAPHYPPLPDFSKPGRRISETKCLEYVWEVKLEDEKYKRNWSCLNFIQKHPLSKFKPQAGVVGGYRAGPGDFPHMGAIGWLAPNGSWIFKCGSSLISPKFVLTAAHCSRASDRDDTIADPVPKIVRLGDKSILDADPEAFRMKPIESKIINIIVHPNFTAPKRYDDIALIELEEPVSFNDYVRPGCLWSRFDTSSLGTEANVTGWGVVETLGRTVSTELLVGHVDIVDSEKCNSLLSPNCNRNWCGIRDTQICAGKNDGGVDACQGDSGGPLQVNMSLPIRDQGHMHYIIGVISFGIGCALPDLPGVYTRVSSYLDWIEPIVWGK, encoded by the exons ATGAGTGGAAGTGAAAATGTAATGATTAAGTGTTTATTGGTGCTAAGTGTGTTTAACACAG GATTGTCCCTTCAAGAGAGAATTACTGTCGAAGATAAGCGTAATAAAAACAACCCTAACATG gaTAGAAGCGCTTTCTTCATAAACAATGCAATGGTgtggaaaggaaaaaaaaccttaaatggCAGGTGGTTCAACAACTGGAAAGTACTG AAAAATGGTAAATGGATTTGGGGGTACGAAGACGCAAATGGAACA GCAGCACCGCCGTTCGATATTTCAGAAGCCTTAATCGACAACAAGCAGCATAGGAATCCCTGTGCCCCACACTATCCACCTTTGCCTGACTTCTCCAAACCGGGACGGCGGATCAGTGAAACAA AATGTTTGGAATATGTATGGGAAGTCAAATTAGAAGACGAAAAGTATAAAAGAAATTGGTCCT GTCTAAACTTTATTCAGAAGCATCCCTTATCCAAATTTAAACCGCAGGCTGGGGTCGTTGGAGGATATAGAGCCGGACCCGGTGACTTCCCACATATG GGCGCCATAGGATGGTTGGCGCCTAACGGCTCGTGGATATTCAAATGTGGAAGCTCTTTGATCAGTCCCAAATTCGTCCTGACAGCAGCACATTGCTCTCGTGCTTCAGATAGGGACGACACCATTGCCGATCCTGTTCCGAAGATAGTCAGACTGGGAGACAAAAGTATTTTAGATGCG GATCCCGAAGCTTTCCGTATGAAACCAATTGAAAGTAAAATCATTAACATCATTGTCCACCCGAATTTCACGGCTCCAAAGAGATACGATGACATTGCTCTAATTGAGTTGGAAGAGCCTGTTTCATTCAATGATTACGTCCGTCCTGGTTGTTTATGGAGTCGCTTTGATACCAGTAGCCTTGGTACTGAGGCAAATGTGACGGGATGGGGTGTTGTAGAAACCC TTGGGCGAACTGTTTCTACGGAACTACTTGTTGGGCACGTTGACATCGTTGACTCAGAGAAGTGTAACAGCCTCCTATCACCCAATTGTAACAGAAACTGGTGTGGGATTAGAGACACTCAGATTTGTGCTGGAAAGAACGATGGGGGCGTAGACGCTTGTCAG GGTGACTCCGGAGGACCTCTACAAGTGAACATGAGTCTCCCGATACGAGATCAGGGCCACATGCACTACATCATTGGAGTAATATCATTTGGTATCGGCTGCGCTCTTCCCGACTTACCTGGAGTGTACACTAGAGTGTCTTCCTATCTTGACTGGATTGAACCTATCGTTTggggtaaataa
- the LOC113503483 gene encoding serine protease Hayan-like isoform X2 gives MSGSENVMIKCLLVLSVFNTGLSLQERITVEDKRNKNNPNMKNGKWIWGYEDANGTAAPPFDISEALIDNKQHRNPCAPHYPPLPDFSKPGRRISETKCLEYVWEVKLEDEKYKRNWSCLNFIQKHPLSKFKPQAGVVGGYRAGPGDFPHMGAIGWLAPNGSWIFKCGSSLISPKFVLTAAHCSRASDRDDTIADPVPKIVRLGDKSILDADPEAFRMKPIESKIINIIVHPNFTAPKRYDDIALIELEEPVSFNDYVRPGCLWSRFDTSSLGTEANVTGWGVVETLGRTVSTELLVGHVDIVDSEKCNSLLSPNCNRNWCGIRDTQICAGKNDGGVDACQGDSGGPLQVNMSLPIRDQGHMHYIIGVISFGIGCALPDLPGVYTRVSSYLDWIEPIVWGK, from the exons ATGAGTGGAAGTGAAAATGTAATGATTAAGTGTTTATTGGTGCTAAGTGTGTTTAACACAG GATTGTCCCTTCAAGAGAGAATTACTGTCGAAGATAAGCGTAATAAAAACAACCCTAACATG AAAAATGGTAAATGGATTTGGGGGTACGAAGACGCAAATGGAACA GCAGCACCGCCGTTCGATATTTCAGAAGCCTTAATCGACAACAAGCAGCATAGGAATCCCTGTGCCCCACACTATCCACCTTTGCCTGACTTCTCCAAACCGGGACGGCGGATCAGTGAAACAA AATGTTTGGAATATGTATGGGAAGTCAAATTAGAAGACGAAAAGTATAAAAGAAATTGGTCCT GTCTAAACTTTATTCAGAAGCATCCCTTATCCAAATTTAAACCGCAGGCTGGGGTCGTTGGAGGATATAGAGCCGGACCCGGTGACTTCCCACATATG GGCGCCATAGGATGGTTGGCGCCTAACGGCTCGTGGATATTCAAATGTGGAAGCTCTTTGATCAGTCCCAAATTCGTCCTGACAGCAGCACATTGCTCTCGTGCTTCAGATAGGGACGACACCATTGCCGATCCTGTTCCGAAGATAGTCAGACTGGGAGACAAAAGTATTTTAGATGCG GATCCCGAAGCTTTCCGTATGAAACCAATTGAAAGTAAAATCATTAACATCATTGTCCACCCGAATTTCACGGCTCCAAAGAGATACGATGACATTGCTCTAATTGAGTTGGAAGAGCCTGTTTCATTCAATGATTACGTCCGTCCTGGTTGTTTATGGAGTCGCTTTGATACCAGTAGCCTTGGTACTGAGGCAAATGTGACGGGATGGGGTGTTGTAGAAACCC TTGGGCGAACTGTTTCTACGGAACTACTTGTTGGGCACGTTGACATCGTTGACTCAGAGAAGTGTAACAGCCTCCTATCACCCAATTGTAACAGAAACTGGTGTGGGATTAGAGACACTCAGATTTGTGCTGGAAAGAACGATGGGGGCGTAGACGCTTGTCAG GGTGACTCCGGAGGACCTCTACAAGTGAACATGAGTCTCCCGATACGAGATCAGGGCCACATGCACTACATCATTGGAGTAATATCATTTGGTATCGGCTGCGCTCTTCCCGACTTACCTGGAGTGTACACTAGAGTGTCTTCCTATCTTGACTGGATTGAACCTATCGTTTggggtaaataa